Proteins encoded by one window of Lytechinus pictus isolate F3 Inbred unplaced genomic scaffold, Lp3.0 scaffold_116, whole genome shotgun sequence:
- the LOC135158758 gene encoding uncharacterized protein LOC135158758 produces the protein MFEKCRAHHINCKKEDVRIILGVVDPEGTTQRRRRRLRRRQYSSKGPNFLWHLDSYDKLKAFGICINGCIDGFSRKIMWMNAYHTSSDPKVIGGYYIEKVSDIGGCPSVVRGDLGTENGYVRDFQRFFREDDEDGMAGIRSYLEGPSTANQRIEYWWSFLRRECMEFWIYFFRDLQDDGDFNGNFVDVNLLRFCFLHLIQAELDEVVDVWDRHLIRPSRNIQAPSGRPNIMFNLPSLYTTRDYLHGVSQERMQACKEECVFRKTIPCDEDIFELCCIVMNEVGYEYPRDRHGARLLYVALRPNDANVVSLACYQRANDANVVRLACYQRANDANVVSLACCQRANDANVVRLACYQRANDANVVSLACYQRANDANVVSLTCYQRADDANDVSLACCQRANDANVLSLACCHRANDANDVSLACYQRANDANDVSLACCQRANDATL, from the exons ATGTTTGAAAAATGTCGGGCACAtcatatcaattgtaaaaaggaAGATGTAAGGATAATCCTTGGAGTTGTCGACCCAGAAGGGACAACtcagaggagaaggagaagactGAGGCGACGTCAGTATTCATCCAAAGGGCCAAACTTTTTGTGGCATCTGGACAGCTACGACAAACTGAAAGCATTTGGAATATGCATTAATGGCTGCATCGATGGGTTTTCCAGGAAAATAATGTGGATGAACGCCTACCACACTTCATCAGACCCGAAGGTGATTGGAGGGTACTACATAGAAAAGGTGTCAGACATCGGAGGATGTCCATCTGTTGTACGTGGGGATCTAGGTACCGAGAATGGATATGTGCGTGACTTTCAAAGGTTCTTCCGTGAGGACGACGAAGATGGCATGGCGGGCATTCGCAGTTATCTAGAAGGTCCAAGCACAGCCAATCAAAGGATCGAGTACTGGTGGTCCTTCCTTCGAAGGGAGTGCATGGAATTTTGGATCTATTTTTTTCGCGATTTGCAAGATGACGGTGATTTCAATGGCAATTTCGTAGATGTCAATCTCCTACGGTTTTGTTTCTTACATCTTATCCAG GCTGAGCTTGATGAAGTGGTAGATGTATGGGATCGGCATCTCATTAGACCATCGAGGAACATCCAAGCTCCTAGCGGCCGCCCAAACATTATGTTCAACTTGCCGTCTTTGTACACTACAAGAGATTATCTGCATGGTGTGAGCCAGGAACGTATGCAAGCATGCAAAGAGGAATGtgttttcagaaaaacaatACCATGTGATGAAGACATCTTTGAGCTCTGTTGCATCGTGATGAATGAAGTTGGGTACGAGTATCCAAGAGACCGACACGGTGCTCGACTTCTTTATGTAGCTCTTCGAC ccaacgatgccaacgttgtgagtttggcatgctaccaacgagccaacgatgccaatgTTGTAAGATTGGCATGctaccaacgagccaacgatgccaacgttgtgagTTTGGCATGCtgccaacgagccaacgatgccaatgTTGTAAGATTGGCTTGctaccaacgagccaacgatgccaacgttgtgagtttggcatgctaccaacgagccaacgatgccaacgttgtgagtttgacatgctaccaacgagccgacgatgccaacgatgtgagtTTGGCCTGCtgccaacgagccaacgatgccaacgttcTAAGTTTGGCATGCTGCCAtcgagccaacgatgccaacgatgtgagtttggcatgctaccaacgagccaacgatgccaacgatgtgagtTTGGCCTGCtgccaacgagccaacgatgccacGTTGTGA